Proteins found in one Paenibacillus sp. FSL R10-2782 genomic segment:
- a CDS encoding 2-hydroxy-3-keto-5-methylthiopentenyl-1-phosphate phosphatase, protein MSTAKKPVIFCDFDGTITNSDNIVAIMKHFQPAGCEAIMHDIVNGHTSIREGVGAMFALMPSAQKDEIISYVLGQAGIREGFARFLDYVREQDIEFFVTSGGIDFFIDPLLEPFDIPQDHVYCNGAHFSGNHIEITWPHACQEPCTNDCGMCKTTVIRQYPTEQYERILIGDSLTDFEGAKIADLVYSRSHLTLKCQELGVPHVPFETFDDIIKDLKQKQEQGVL, encoded by the coding sequence ATGAGTACAGCGAAGAAGCCCGTCATTTTTTGCGATTTTGACGGGACGATTACGAACAGCGACAATATTGTCGCTATTATGAAGCATTTTCAGCCTGCGGGCTGTGAGGCCATCATGCATGATATCGTGAACGGACACACGTCTATTCGTGAAGGCGTTGGTGCCATGTTCGCTCTGATGCCCTCGGCGCAAAAAGATGAAATCATCTCTTATGTACTTGGACAAGCTGGTATACGCGAGGGCTTTGCCCGTTTTTTGGATTATGTACGGGAACAGGATATTGAATTTTTTGTCACCAGCGGCGGTATTGATTTCTTTATTGATCCTCTGCTGGAGCCTTTCGACATTCCACAGGATCACGTTTACTGCAATGGTGCCCATTTCTCGGGGAATCATATTGAGATTACGTGGCCGCATGCATGTCAGGAACCGTGTACGAACGACTGCGGTATGTGCAAAACAACCGTGATTCGCCAATATCCTACCGAACAGTACGAACGAATTTTGATCGGGGACAGCCTGACGGATTTTGAAGGAGCCAAAATTGCCGACCTCGTGTACTCCCGCTCGCACCTGACTTTAAAGTGCCAAGAGTTGGGCGTGCCGCATGTGCCCTTTGAAACATTTGACGATATTATCAAGGATTTAAAGCAAAAACAGGAGCAAGGGGTGCTGTAA
- a CDS encoding 2,3-diketo-5-methylthiopentyl-1-phosphate enolase, whose protein sequence is MSYCLATYRIYDDKADFNKKAQSIAIGMTVGSWTELPQAKRDAMQKHLGSVQSVDVHDGGPGERYADLTIAYPDVNFSRDIPALLVTVFGKISMDGRIKLTKLGFSEAFRSAFPGPKFGISGLREQLGVYDRPLLMSIFKSVIGLNLDELREQFTRQALGGVDLIKDDEILFENALTPIEKRVDACIKAAEAAERETGKKLLYAANLTGPTSQLKEQALKAIDAGANALLFNVLAYGYDVLHELSSNPAVSVPIAAHPSLAGAAYPSPHYGISASVLLGQLMRLAGADLVLFPSPYGSVTMPREENMAIRDELITPELPLKASMPVPSAGIHPGLVPLIVRDFGTDVVVNAGGGIHGHPLGTEAGGRAFVQAIEAVRQAVPLAEYARMHPELQSALDTWGGER, encoded by the coding sequence CCCAATCCATTGCCATCGGCATGACGGTGGGCAGCTGGACCGAGCTTCCGCAAGCCAAGCGGGACGCGATGCAAAAGCATCTCGGCTCGGTTCAATCCGTGGACGTACACGATGGAGGGCCAGGTGAACGGTATGCCGACCTGACCATCGCTTACCCGGATGTGAATTTCAGCCGGGACATTCCTGCACTGCTGGTGACGGTCTTCGGCAAAATTTCGATGGACGGCCGTATCAAGCTGACGAAGCTGGGCTTCTCGGAAGCATTCCGTTCCGCTTTTCCGGGGCCGAAGTTCGGCATCAGCGGCTTGCGTGAGCAACTCGGCGTGTATGACCGCCCACTCCTTATGAGCATTTTCAAGTCGGTGATTGGCCTTAATCTGGACGAGCTGCGCGAGCAGTTTACCCGACAAGCCCTGGGCGGCGTCGATCTGATCAAGGATGACGAGATTTTGTTTGAAAATGCGCTGACGCCGATTGAAAAACGCGTCGACGCCTGCATCAAAGCCGCCGAAGCGGCTGAGCGTGAAACCGGCAAAAAGCTGCTGTATGCTGCTAATTTAACCGGACCCACCTCGCAGCTCAAAGAACAAGCCCTCAAGGCCATCGACGCGGGCGCAAATGCCCTGCTGTTCAACGTGCTGGCCTATGGCTACGATGTGCTGCATGAACTAAGCAGCAATCCCGCTGTCTCGGTGCCGATTGCAGCCCACCCTTCGTTGGCGGGTGCTGCTTATCCGTCACCGCATTATGGTATTTCGGCATCGGTGCTGCTTGGTCAGCTCATGCGACTGGCAGGAGCCGACCTCGTGCTCTTCCCTTCTCCTTATGGCTCGGTTACGATGCCGCGTGAGGAAAACATGGCGATCCGAGATGAGCTGATCACCCCTGAGCTGCCGCTAAAGGCCAGCATGCCTGTGCCATCCGCAGGGATTCACCCCGGCCTGGTGCCGTTAATTGTGCGTGATTTTGGCACCGATGTTGTCGTTAACGCCGGGGGCGGCATTCACGGCCATCCGCTCGGCACCGAAGCTGGCGGACGCGCCTTTGTGCAGGCGATTGAAGCTGTGCGTCAGGCTGTGCCGCTGGCGGAATACGCCCGCATGCACCCCGAGCTGCAATCCGCGCTCGACACGTGGGGAGGGGAACGATGA